The following are encoded in a window of Geobacter metallireducens GS-15 genomic DNA:
- a CDS encoding cytidylyltransferase domain-containing protein, with product MAKKKIVAVIQARMGSSRLPGKVLMTVAGKPLLEHIIDRLRRSRTLDDIVIATSDKPCDDPLVDFAQTRGVTLVRGSEDNVLLRFNKAAEEVDADVIIRVTGDAPLVDPEVMDRLVRTLLQEGAEYCTIEAGINSIHEGFCTFTRGALKRLMTEAPDDPVAIEHVTAYFIAHPDKFHIARIPVGNEHRFKGARLSVDTPADVQFFDELYRLLGVPAGDADIADVVRLLRNNPHLLQINQHVYQKKATDRSHKVLIRCDGDSRTGLGHVVRCLALAGELREKQGCGIIFAMASGEPGMKMVRQADFPLERQEDADEGEWMDGLISRHHPDVLILDIRNDLPVEKVDSWREDGILVVGIDDPTPRRLAADLLFYPPIPQISELNWNNFNGEICSGWEWVLLRKQFCAPCPPRNNNPPALLLTMGGSDPANFTVRVLRVLDELQNDFETIVVIGAGFVHEEDLQQFLSQARRHYRIEREVSDMASLMRQADLAIASFGVTAYELAASGVPAVYLCLTPDHARSASKFVDDRLAFSCGVLEECSNERIIESTLSLLDSRELRHEVGRRACATVDGYGATRIATKIVEKLERMHSSHG from the coding sequence ATGGCTAAAAAGAAAATTGTAGCTGTCATTCAAGCCCGCATGGGTTCTTCGCGCCTGCCGGGAAAGGTGCTCATGACAGTGGCGGGCAAACCGCTGCTTGAGCATATTATTGACCGCCTTCGCCGCAGCCGCACTCTCGATGACATAGTTATCGCCACATCGGACAAGCCCTGCGACGACCCTCTGGTTGACTTCGCCCAAACGCGAGGGGTTACCCTGGTGAGAGGCTCCGAGGACAATGTCCTCTTGCGCTTCAACAAGGCGGCAGAAGAGGTTGATGCCGATGTCATCATTCGTGTTACTGGCGATGCTCCCTTGGTGGATCCCGAGGTAATGGACCGGTTGGTGCGAACCCTCTTGCAGGAAGGGGCTGAGTACTGCACTATCGAAGCAGGGATTAATTCCATTCACGAAGGGTTCTGCACCTTCACGCGTGGAGCCCTGAAGAGGCTCATGACCGAAGCCCCCGATGATCCGGTGGCCATTGAGCATGTAACGGCCTACTTCATTGCACACCCGGACAAATTTCATATTGCCCGGATTCCAGTCGGCAACGAACACCGCTTCAAAGGCGCCCGGCTGTCTGTCGATACTCCGGCGGATGTGCAATTTTTCGATGAACTTTACCGGCTTCTCGGCGTTCCTGCGGGGGATGCCGATATTGCCGACGTCGTACGACTTCTCAGGAACAATCCTCACCTGCTTCAAATCAATCAACATGTCTATCAGAAAAAAGCAACCGACCGGAGCCACAAGGTTCTCATTCGTTGCGATGGCGATAGTCGTACCGGCCTCGGGCATGTGGTTCGTTGCCTGGCTCTTGCAGGAGAACTGCGAGAGAAGCAGGGCTGCGGTATAATCTTCGCCATGGCCAGCGGCGAACCCGGCATGAAAATGGTGCGCCAAGCGGATTTTCCGCTCGAACGGCAGGAAGATGCAGACGAAGGGGAATGGATGGATGGACTGATTTCGCGCCATCACCCCGACGTCCTGATACTCGATATACGGAACGATTTGCCCGTGGAAAAAGTCGATTCCTGGCGCGAGGATGGCATTCTGGTCGTTGGCATAGATGATCCTACGCCTCGACGCCTTGCAGCCGATCTCCTTTTCTATCCTCCCATCCCTCAGATTTCAGAACTGAATTGGAATAATTTCAACGGTGAGATCTGCAGCGGTTGGGAGTGGGTTTTACTCCGCAAACAATTCTGCGCGCCCTGCCCCCCGCGCAACAACAATCCTCCAGCACTCCTTCTCACCATGGGAGGGAGTGACCCTGCGAATTTCACTGTTAGGGTTCTCCGCGTCCTTGACGAATTGCAGAATGATTTTGAAACGATCGTGGTTATAGGGGCAGGTTTTGTCCATGAAGAGGACCTGCAGCAGTTTCTCTCCCAAGCCCGACGCCACTACCGTATCGAACGGGAAGTAAGCGACATGGCATCACTCATGCGACAAGCCGATCTGGCCATCGCGTCTTTTGGTGTAACAGCTTACGAGTTGGCAGCATCCGGCGTACCGGCAGTGTATTTATGCCTGACTCCGGATCACGCCCGTTCGGCCTCAAAGTTTGTCGATGACCGGCTTGCTTTCAGTTGCGGCGTACTCGAAGAATGCAGCAATGAGAGGATTATCGAATCGACATTATCACTTCTTGACTCTCGGGAACTCAGACACGAAGTGGGACGCCGCGCCTGCGCCACTGTCGATGGGTACGGTGCGACGCGGATAGCCACGAAGATCGTTGAAAAACTGGAAAGGATGCATTCTTCTCATGGCTGA
- a CDS encoding N-acetylneuraminate synthase family protein — MSSPLFVAEVSSNHHRDLERCFRFIDTAAAVGCGAVKFQLFRVEELFAPEVLAKSPVLRARKAWELPVEFLSPLAERCRKQGIQFSCTPFYLQAVEELLPYVDFYKIASYELLWNDLLRACAATGKPVILSTGMATLDEIGGAVEMLRTAGCRDLTLLHCVSGYPAPPEECNLAAIETIRSRFGCPVGWSDHSVSPAVIQRAVHQWEASAVEFHLDLEGEGEEFATGHCWLPDGIKAVIADVSTALSADGTGEKVPTPVEFPDREWRADPSDGLRPFLHVRNEWNG; from the coding sequence ATGAGCAGCCCCCTTTTCGTAGCAGAGGTATCCAGCAATCACCACCGCGACCTGGAGCGCTGCTTTCGCTTCATCGACACCGCAGCGGCCGTAGGCTGTGGAGCGGTAAAGTTCCAGCTTTTCCGAGTCGAGGAACTCTTCGCGCCGGAAGTTCTCGCCAAGAGCCCCGTGCTCAGGGCACGGAAAGCATGGGAACTCCCCGTTGAATTTCTCTCTCCCCTCGCCGAGAGGTGCCGAAAGCAGGGGATTCAGTTTTCGTGCACCCCCTTTTACCTCCAGGCGGTAGAAGAGCTCTTGCCGTATGTGGATTTTTATAAAATCGCATCATATGAGCTTCTCTGGAATGACCTGTTACGGGCATGTGCCGCGACCGGAAAACCCGTGATCCTTTCAACAGGGATGGCCACACTGGACGAGATTGGCGGTGCGGTGGAAATGCTGCGCACAGCGGGGTGCAGGGATCTTACCCTGCTCCACTGTGTTTCCGGGTATCCTGCCCCCCCAGAAGAGTGCAACCTCGCAGCCATTGAAACCATTCGCTCACGCTTCGGTTGCCCGGTAGGCTGGTCCGACCATAGCGTCTCCCCTGCAGTAATCCAGCGGGCAGTGCATCAGTGGGAAGCCAGTGCAGTGGAGTTCCATCTCGACCTGGAAGGTGAGGGAGAAGAGTTCGCGACCGGCCATTGCTGGCTCCCTGACGGAATCAAAGCCGTCATTGCGGATGTGAGCACTGCTCTGTCTGCAGACGGCACAGGAGAAAAGGTGCCCACCCCCGTTGAGTTCCCTGACCGCGAATGGCGTGCCGACCCTTCCGACGGCTTGAGACCTTTTCTGCATGTAAGGAACGAATGGAATGGCTAA
- a CDS encoding glycosyltransferase family protein: MKIAIFRTSGVIAPFVIDGYITGFREAGHEVWGIDLTTEGLDFTKLRSFQPDFVLAYGYNGFCKSPNGYALRELGIPLVSLHYDCPYLARNDGLSDEINNFPEYYYEFVWDDSFLELLRNDGTENCDHILLATDPTWFHPIALDSPCIESSVCFVGGVSAHVEQNCVGIELVDKFIDEVIYSKLHNMEVPTFEICKQFFSTPEYRAVHQVYTTEPASFWQMIYYKIHGKGSTVMRKYILDSIEGVDLHIYGGGNGWDKPNAIFHEKVPYGTELSKAFQQYALNLNISSLQLEKAINNRPFDAYASKAFMLNDYRDDMIRAFPAHWEEITFRNLDEFAEKGEYFLTHAQERRELVADLYDHTLRHHTYRHRADQIVEKLAAINFLNRPQQPKTQTSRSILAIDEDNYADYCKDLNTCPVCGGTEFNLKFSFLGHEDYKSTFDQCMDCQAVFLNPCPTDEYLTKFYNEIYYSPQHRQKMGWDPNLDTPNPNSFFLHQRRMDFVEKYVPEELKFPRGKLLDIGCSTGAFLWEASLRYWDVCGIEISDKAAEVAREKYGLAVTTGTLLESSFDDETFDVVTAWDVLEHIANPAPFLTILRRILKQGGLILLNTPNINSADAAYAGEQWRHLDAPLHPVLYDFISIRILLKKYGFQCLEVSSGDEYHGQMKIAARKA, translated from the coding sequence ATGAAAATTGCAATTTTCAGGACATCCGGGGTTATTGCCCCTTTCGTCATAGATGGATACATCACCGGATTTCGCGAAGCAGGCCATGAAGTTTGGGGAATCGACCTGACTACGGAAGGACTCGACTTTACCAAACTACGCTCTTTTCAGCCTGATTTCGTTCTTGCCTATGGTTACAATGGGTTCTGCAAATCCCCCAACGGTTATGCCCTCCGCGAATTGGGAATCCCGCTGGTCTCGCTCCATTACGATTGTCCCTATCTAGCGAGAAACGATGGACTCTCCGACGAGATCAACAATTTCCCGGAATATTATTATGAATTCGTCTGGGATGATAGTTTTCTGGAGTTGCTTCGGAATGACGGGACGGAGAACTGCGACCATATTCTTTTGGCAACTGATCCTACCTGGTTTCACCCAATCGCACTCGACTCTCCCTGCATAGAATCTTCAGTCTGTTTTGTCGGTGGAGTATCGGCTCACGTTGAACAGAACTGTGTAGGGATAGAACTCGTAGACAAATTCATTGACGAGGTAATCTATTCCAAGCTCCATAACATGGAAGTTCCCACATTTGAAATCTGCAAACAGTTTTTTTCAACCCCGGAGTATCGCGCTGTCCATCAGGTGTACACGACTGAACCCGCCAGTTTCTGGCAGATGATCTATTACAAGATTCACGGCAAGGGCAGCACTGTCATGAGGAAATATATCCTCGACAGCATTGAAGGCGTGGATCTGCACATTTATGGCGGAGGGAATGGTTGGGACAAACCGAACGCCATTTTCCATGAAAAAGTTCCCTACGGCACTGAACTGTCAAAGGCATTCCAGCAATACGCATTGAATCTTAACATCTCTTCCCTGCAGCTTGAAAAAGCCATCAACAATCGACCGTTTGACGCTTACGCATCCAAGGCATTCATGCTGAACGATTACCGGGACGACATGATTCGGGCTTTTCCTGCGCACTGGGAAGAGATCACCTTCAGAAATCTCGACGAATTTGCGGAGAAAGGTGAGTATTTCCTTACGCATGCGCAGGAGCGGCGAGAACTGGTTGCCGACCTGTACGATCATACCCTCCGCCACCATACCTATCGGCACCGGGCCGACCAGATAGTGGAAAAACTTGCAGCGATCAACTTTTTGAACCGCCCGCAACAACCAAAAACTCAAACGTCGCGCAGCATACTGGCAATAGATGAAGATAACTATGCCGATTACTGCAAAGACTTGAACACATGCCCTGTTTGTGGAGGCACGGAATTCAATTTAAAGTTTTCGTTCCTGGGCCATGAAGATTACAAATCTACCTTTGATCAATGCATGGATTGCCAGGCGGTCTTTCTCAATCCTTGCCCCACAGATGAATACCTGACCAAATTTTACAATGAGATTTACTATTCCCCCCAACACAGACAGAAAATGGGATGGGATCCGAATCTGGACACGCCAAATCCAAACTCGTTTTTTCTCCATCAGCGACGGATGGATTTTGTCGAAAAGTATGTTCCAGAAGAGTTGAAATTCCCCCGAGGCAAATTACTGGACATTGGCTGCTCCACCGGGGCGTTCCTCTGGGAAGCCAGCCTCAGGTATTGGGATGTATGCGGCATCGAGATTTCAGACAAAGCCGCAGAAGTTGCGCGAGAAAAGTATGGTTTGGCGGTAACCACGGGAACACTGCTCGAATCCAGCTTTGACGACGAAACTTTTGATGTTGTCACCGCGTGGGATGTCCTCGAACATATTGCAAATCCTGCACCTTTTCTAACCATTCTCCGCAGAATTCTCAAGCAAGGGGGGCTCATCCTGCTCAATACGCCCAACATAAATTCGGCCGATGCCGCATATGCCGGCGAGCAATGGCGTCATCTCGACGCCCCCCTCCATCCCGTGCTCTATGATTTCATCTCGATAAGAATTCTATTGAAAAAGTATGGATTCCAGTGTCTTGAAGTGAGTTCTGGCGACGAATATCACGGACAGATGAAAATTGCTGCACGGAAAGCATGA
- the pseC gene encoding UDP-4-amino-4,6-dideoxy-N-acetyl-beta-L-altrosamine transaminase: protein MRSAPIPYGRQSISPADIQAVVDVLNSDWLTQGPTVERFEQTVAGYCGTAHGVAVNSATSALHMACLAAGLGPGDILWTSPNTFVASANCGLYCGATVDFVDIDPRTYNMSAERLEEKLERAAREGKLPKVVIPVHFAGQSCDMEAIGRLAGRYGFTVIEDASHAIGGRYKSEPVGNCRHSAMTVFSFHPVKIITTGEGGMVLTNSAELHERLVRLRSHGITRDPALMAGESHGPWYYEQIELGFNYRMTDIQAALGVSQMTRLDEFVERRHHLAKRYDEALRDDPFVLPFQHPDSYSAFHLYVIRLQAGEPGSGHKGRKEVFEALRQRGILVNVHYIPVHIQPYYRANGFDAGDFPQAEQYYREAITLPLYAGLAEIDQDRVITALQELLCPPSAPK, encoded by the coding sequence ATGAGAAGCGCTCCGATTCCCTACGGCCGCCAGAGCATCAGTCCCGCCGACATCCAGGCCGTCGTCGACGTTCTCAATTCCGACTGGCTCACCCAAGGCCCCACAGTGGAGCGCTTCGAGCAGACCGTGGCCGGCTACTGCGGCACCGCCCATGGCGTGGCAGTGAACAGTGCCACCTCGGCCCTCCACATGGCTTGCCTCGCGGCGGGGCTCGGTCCCGGCGACATCCTCTGGACCTCCCCCAACACCTTTGTGGCCTCCGCCAACTGCGGGCTCTACTGCGGCGCCACCGTGGACTTCGTGGACATCGATCCCCGCACCTACAACATGAGCGCCGAACGGCTGGAGGAGAAGCTGGAGCGGGCCGCACGGGAGGGGAAGCTGCCGAAGGTGGTGATCCCGGTCCATTTCGCGGGGCAGTCGTGCGACATGGAGGCCATCGGCCGCCTTGCCGGGCGGTACGGTTTCACCGTCATCGAGGATGCCTCCCACGCCATCGGCGGACGGTACAAGAGTGAACCGGTCGGCAATTGCCGCCATTCCGCCATGACGGTCTTCAGCTTCCACCCCGTCAAGATCATCACCACTGGCGAAGGGGGGATGGTCCTGACTAACAGCGCGGAACTGCACGAGCGGCTGGTCCGGCTCCGCAGCCACGGCATCACCCGCGACCCGGCCCTCATGGCGGGAGAATCCCACGGCCCCTGGTACTACGAGCAAATCGAACTTGGGTTCAACTACCGGATGACCGACATCCAGGCGGCCCTGGGGGTGAGCCAAATGACGCGGCTGGATGAGTTCGTGGAGAGACGGCACCACCTGGCGAAGCGGTATGACGAGGCACTTCGCGATGACCCGTTTGTTCTGCCGTTCCAGCATCCCGATAGCTACTCCGCTTTTCACCTGTATGTCATTCGCCTCCAGGCTGGAGAGCCCGGCAGCGGACACAAGGGGCGGAAAGAGGTGTTCGAGGCTCTCCGGCAGCGTGGCATCCTGGTTAATGTTCATTACATCCCTGTGCATATCCAACCCTACTATCGCGCAAACGGTTTCGATGCAGGAGATTTCCCTCAAGCGGAGCAGTATTACCGGGAAGCGATCACTCTGCCGCTCTATGCCGGCCTCGCCGAGATCGACCAGGACCGGGTCATAACAGCACTCCAGGAGCTTCTATGCCCCCCTTCGGCGCCGAAATAA
- the pseB gene encoding UDP-N-acetylglucosamine 4,6-dehydratase (inverting), whose amino-acid sequence MLTGKSILVTGGTGSFGKKFIETILTSYPEVKRIVVFSRDELKQFEMAQQFPPDRYRQIRYFIGDVRDKDRLYRAFEGIDIVVHAAALKQVPACEYNPFEAIKTNILGAQNIIETALEQGVTKVVALSTDKAAAPINLYGATKLCSDKLFVAANNFRGKNEIKFSVVRYGNVMGSRGSVIPFFLKRKREGVLPVTDERMTRFNITLEDGVKLVLKALDIMWGGEIFVPKIPSYRILDVAKAVDSGCRIEIVGIRPGEKLHEEMITTTDALNTIEFKDYFVILPSMALWNTEQFTNHFGGRHCADGFAYNSGTNSDWLSVEQLRELIYTHLNPDINRRKDDFA is encoded by the coding sequence ATGCTTACAGGAAAATCCATTCTCGTTACCGGGGGCACCGGATCATTCGGCAAGAAATTCATCGAGACAATCCTCACCTCGTACCCCGAGGTAAAGCGGATCGTGGTCTTCTCCCGGGACGAGCTGAAGCAGTTCGAGATGGCACAGCAGTTTCCGCCCGACAGGTACCGTCAGATACGCTACTTCATCGGCGATGTCCGCGACAAGGATCGTCTCTATCGGGCCTTCGAGGGGATCGACATCGTTGTCCACGCCGCAGCCCTTAAGCAGGTGCCCGCCTGCGAATACAACCCCTTCGAGGCCATCAAGACCAACATTCTCGGCGCCCAGAACATCATCGAAACAGCACTTGAGCAGGGAGTAACGAAGGTTGTAGCGCTGAGCACCGATAAGGCCGCCGCCCCCATCAACCTCTACGGTGCAACTAAGCTCTGCTCCGATAAACTTTTTGTGGCGGCCAACAATTTCCGGGGGAAAAACGAGATCAAATTCTCGGTGGTCCGGTACGGCAACGTAATGGGAAGCAGGGGAAGCGTCATCCCCTTTTTCCTGAAGAGGAAACGCGAAGGGGTGCTGCCCGTCACCGACGAACGGATGACCCGCTTCAACATCACCCTTGAAGACGGGGTCAAACTGGTGCTCAAGGCCCTGGACATCATGTGGGGAGGGGAAATTTTCGTCCCCAAAATCCCGAGCTACCGGATCCTGGACGTGGCCAAGGCCGTCGACTCCGGTTGCCGGATCGAGATCGTCGGCATCAGGCCGGGGGAAAAGCTGCACGAGGAGATGATCACCACCACCGATGCCCTGAACACCATTGAGTTCAAGGACTACTTTGTCATTCTCCCCTCCATGGCGTTGTGGAATACCGAGCAGTTCACGAATCATTTCGGCGGGCGTCACTGCGCCGACGGGTTCGCCTACAACAGCGGCACCAACAGCGACTGGCTCAGCGTCGAGCAGCTGAGGGAGTTGATCTACACCCACCTCAACCCTGACATCAACCGCCGCAAGGACGATTTCGCATGA